The sequence below is a genomic window from Clostridium putrefaciens.
CTGGCTGTAGGTTTGGTACTTCTAATATTTTTGCTGCTTTACCTTTTGTTATTTTATCTGAAAGAGGTATTTGCTTATCACCTGCACGAACTCGTCTGCCACCTCTATTTGTACCGTCCTTGGCCATATTTTCTACTCCTTTCTTAGCCCCAAGTGGTTAATACCCCCTTTGAACTGCGGTTTTTGTGCGTGTGACCCCCTGCCCGTTCCCCAGTGGGTTAGTTGTAGAGATCAAGACCGCCCCTCCCTGGTGCATCACCTTCTGTTCCACCTATCACCATCCCTTGCAGTAATAGCAGAGTGACAAGACTTACATAAAGCCATTAGATTACTCCTGTTATGTGTTCCTCCACGTGACAAGGGAAGTATGTGATGTACTTCCTCAGCCTTTGTTAGTCTTCCACCTCTTTCACATTCCTGACACAAAGGATACTGTGAGATGTAGCTATCACGGATTCTCTTCCACGCTCTACCATACCTACGGCGTGCAACTGGGTCACGACCATACTTCTCGTAGCGTTTGTTATCTATCTTTTCATGTTCCTCACAGAATCTACCCTCTGTTAAGTTAGGACAACTAGGAAAGGAACATGGTCTTTTAGGCTTTCTTGGCATTACATTCACCTCCAGTTTTTGGGCATAATAAAAACCCTGCAGGTGCAATCCCACAAGGCTCGTTTTATTTTTTCTCTATTATAATACTATCATAATGTCTTACTGTCTTTCTCTGTACTTTACTGTAATGTTTTAGGTACAACCACATAATTTAGTGCTTTCTTATGTACCTTAAATACATTATCAATACTGTAGTTCATATCAACGGCAATTTGCTCCCACTGCATAAAGCACAAGTAACGCTTTTCTAAAAGAGTTTGATACTCTGGGTTTTGAATTGCTTTTATGGTTCTTACAATCTCATGTTTCAAATCCACTAATTTATCAATGTCTTGGTTAATCTCTGCCTGCAAATCAATAATCTTTTCCACAGCGTTAGCCATAGTAGAAACTGCACGGTTCGGATTACGGGGCATATCCGATATCGTGGTTGTTGCTTTTGTAGCAAGGTCATTTAAGGATGCTACCTGTTCAATCTTGCTATTTATTCTTTGGTCAAGACGATATGCTTGACTTAAATATTCTTTAGCCCTCATACTCACTACACCTCATCCCTTAATTCTTTAATCAGCATATTTCCATCAATAGTTGTTAATTCCGAATACCACTTTGAACGAAAGAAGCGTTCCACATTAGATTTCACTTTATTCCCCTCAACGCTATAAGGGTATTTTTTTAGTGCCTTTAAAGCACTCCTATAATCCTTTACAGCTTGTAGAATTATAGCATTTGCCAGATTAGAAATTCCATCCTCGTTAGTAGTGGGTTGGACTTGCATATCATTTTTATACATAAGCAGTACCTCCGAATAAAAAATTTTTTTCCTTGGATTGACCCTAATTGTCTTAGCTTTACAGATTTGCCTTTACAGCATCAATTAAAGCTGATTGTATTTTTTCTTTTTTATTAAGGGATCTAATTATTTGCTCATCCATAGTTCCTTTAGCAATAATATGATGAATAACCACTGTTTCATTTTGCCCTTGTCTCCAAAGCCTCGCATTTGTTTGCTGGTAAAGTTCTAAACTCCAAGTAAGACCAAACCATATAAGAGTTGAACCTCCAGCTTGAAGATTAAGTCCATGTCCTGCAGATGCCGGATGAATTAAAGCTACTTCTATTTCTCCATTATTCCAATCCGTTATATCCTTTGAAGTTTGTATTTCACGAACCTTAAACTTCTTTTTAATTCTTTCTAAATCATGCTTAAACCAATAAGCTACAAGTACTGGTTTACCATTTGCCGATTCAATTAAATCTTCAAGAGCATCTAGCTTTCCATCATGTATTTCACAAACCCTTTTATCTTCACCATACACTGCACCATTGGCCATTTGGCAAAGTTTATTTGATAAAGCTGCAGCATTTACAGCATCTATTTCTTCACCCTTAATGGATAATACTAAATCCTTTTTTAAACTGTCATATAACTTTTGTTCTTTTTCAGAAAGAGTTATAAAAACTTCGTTTATGATGCACTCTGGCATTTTTAAGTAGTCAGTGCTTTTCATGGATATGGTGATATCTGAAATAAGACGATAAATTTCATCCTCTGCTCCAACTTTTGGTTTATAACTAAATATCATCTGATTATTTCTTTTATCTGGGTTAAAGAAATTATTTCTATACTGAGTTACAAATCTTCCTAACCTTTCACCCATATCAAGGATCCTAAACTCTGCCCATAAATCCATAAGTCCATTACTACTTGGAGTTCCTGTAAGTCCTACAATACGTTTTACCTTAGGTCTTACTTTTAATAAACCTTTAAACCTCTTTGCTCCATAGGACTTAAAGGAGGATAACTCATCAATCACAACCATATCATAGTCAAATGGCATACCACTTTGGTTTATAAGCCAATCCACATTTTCACGGTTTATGAGATAAATATTTACTTTTTGCATTAGTGCTGATTTTCTTTGTGTTTCACTACCTACAACTACTGAATAAGTAAGTCCATTAAGGTGCTCCCACTTTTGAATTTCAATAGGCCAGGTATCTCTAACAACTCTTAAAGGACCAATAACTAAAACCTTTGAGACTTCAAAGCTATCAAGGCAAAGGTCAAATATTGAGGTTAGAGTTATAACGGTTTTATCAACCGAGGCCCATATCAAGAAATACAGCAGTGATAGGTTTCTGATTTATATAATCAATTGCATATTGCTGATAATCATGTGGTATGAACTTCATTTGGCATCACCTCCAATCTTATCAAGAATCCATCCAATCTGTTCTATCTCATCAAGGACAAATACCTGAAATCCTAAGCCTCGAAGCAATTTATGTCTTGCAAGCTGAAGGGGTCTCGCCTTTTTCCCTGGAGCCTTTACCTCTACAAACCCAACCTTTCCATCTGGCAGTAATACCAAACGGTCCGGTATCCCGTCAAATCCAGGTGACGTGAACTTAGGACAGATGCCTCCATGCTTTTTAACTTCCATTACTAACTTCTTTTCTATAACTTTTTCTCTCATGCTAACCTCCATCAAAAATAACGTTATGCATGTCGTCAAGGTCATATCCTAAACTCTTCTTATAGGATATTTTATGTTTTTGCTATAGGGACTTTCTATATATGACCTTACTAGACCTGCATATCTATAAATTCATTACTTAAGAAAAGTTTGGTTTTTGACCTTTCTGACCTGCACATTATGCTATTTATTCAATAAAATCTGTGTTTTTAAGGCGAACTCCAATAATAAAAATACCTTTTGAATACTTTTTACGATTTAGACCTGCAACCTCAAGTGCAGCATAGAAGTCTGTGGTACTCCTCGTGTACTCTCCTGTTCTCAAACAATAAGCACGGTATTCTTGATAAAACTCTCCTGACTTTTGTTTATAGCTAGAGTCAAGTTCACAACACTCATCAAGAAATGCTCCAAGCCAGTCATTATTAGCACGATAGCTATTAATCGCATTTTCAACACATGATGGAAGCTTTAACTTAAAGTCATTTGCAATAACCTTCTTTGCACCTTCTATAATCCAAGCTAATACATAGGGGCCAGCATCTTGGACTAGGTAATCTGTATAGTTTTTAATATCACTATTACCCTCTATTTTTGCGTTAAAAGGAATAACAATTAATCTACGCCATGTACCTTCATCATTAGCACCTACCCTTGGCAGATGATTTGTATATAGTACAAGGGTGTGGCTTGGCACATACTTGAAGGGGTCCTTATACTTCTTCTCTGCCATAACCTCATCTGTAGAACATAGCTGCTTAATGACGGAAGTATTCAGCCGCATACCTTCTTCTAATTCAGCTGCTATTATAAGACGTTTACCTTTAAGTTCTGCCATCTCCGGTTTAACATTCCTCTTACACCCAACTGTCAATGCATCTGATGACATAGAACCACTATAGGTACCAAGGATTCTTGAGATAGTGTTCCAGAAAGTAGATTTACCGTTGCGACCTTCGCCATAAGAAATGATGAGAGCTTCTACATACACCTTCCCTATGGATGCAAGACCTACAATCTGCTGAACATAATCAATAAGTTCCTGGTCATCGCAGAAAAAGGTATCAAGTGCATCAAGCCACAGCTGCTTGCCGTTATCTCCTGGAGTAACCGAGGTCTGTTTTGTAATGTAATCCATGGCATCGGGTTTATGCATTCTTAAAAGCCCATCTTTTAAATGATAAGTTGCTCCCGGTGTATTAAGAAGAAACTCATCTTTATCTAAATCACTGACACTAATAGAAAGCATAGGCTTTGCAGCCTGTAAGGCACTCATTACATATTTCATGTCACGACGCTTCATAACAAACGTTCTGTATGATACTGCAGATAAATATTCACGATATGTATCTAACTGCTGACCTTGTAATGAATTTTCAAATTTCTTTCCTCCTGCCTTAACATCATCTATAGATACTCCAACTGCTACAACAGCATCCATCGCTCTTTGTACTTCATCTAAAGCATGTGCAAGCTGTAAATCCAAGAATTCCTCCATTGCCCCAACAGCCTGTTGTTTTGACTCCACCCAATATTCCCCATTAAAGCGAAGATAATCAGTGGCATCTGTATAACAAA
It includes:
- a CDS encoding HNH endonuclease — encoded protein: MPRKPKRPCSFPSCPNLTEGRFCEEHEKIDNKRYEKYGRDPVARRRYGRAWKRIRDSYISQYPLCQECERGGRLTKAEEVHHILPLSRGGTHNRSNLMALCKSCHSAITARDGDRWNRR
- a CDS encoding DUF1492 domain-containing protein, whose amino-acid sequence is MRAKEYLSQAYRLDQRINSKIEQVASLNDLATKATTTISDMPRNPNRAVSTMANAVEKIIDLQAEINQDIDKLVDLKHEIVRTIKAIQNPEYQTLLEKRYLCFMQWEQIAVDMNYSIDNVFKVHKKALNYVVVPKTLQ
- a CDS encoding VRR-NUC domain-containing protein, which codes for MREKVIEKKLVMEVKKHGGICPKFTSPGFDGIPDRLVLLPDGKVGFVEVKAPGKKARPLQLARHKLLRGLGFQVFVLDEIEQIGWILDKIGGDAK
- a CDS encoding phage/plasmid primase, P4 family; translated protein: MKLIFYTANCTGNTKNCSYPNRVEVTNAEELKAVVKMDHVCAEYKNNYRSADNFKESVVVVMDCDNDHSEKENEWITPERIDELLPDVSYAIAPSRNHMKQKDDKSARPRFHIYFLIRPCTDNIKYVKLKRRIQETFPFFDNNALDAARFIFGADCDEVIWHDGWETIEEELPVDKGDEDNETTEVSSIPEGKRNSTLSRFAGRVAKRYGAIEKAHQIFLDEAKKCDPPMDDEELATIWNSAVKFAEKVQDQEGYVAPEDFNDDFKGKSLKPSDFSDIGQAKILTHEYGNELCYTDATDYLRFNGEYWVESKQQAVGAMEEFLDLQLAHALDEVQRAMDAVVAVGVSIDDVKAGGKKFENSLQGQQLDTYREYLSAVSYRTFVMKRRDMKYVMSALQAAKPMLSISVSDLDKDEFLLNTPGATYHLKDGLLRMHKPDAMDYITKQTSVTPGDNGKQLWLDALDTFFCDDQELIDYVQQIVGLASIGKVYVEALIISYGEGRNGKSTFWNTISRILGTYSGSMSSDALTVGCKRNVKPEMAELKGKRLIIAAELEEGMRLNTSVIKQLCSTDEVMAEKKYKDPFKYVPSHTLVLYTNHLPRVGANDEGTWRRLIVIPFNAKIEGNSDIKNYTDYLVQDAGPYVLAWIIEGAKKVIANDFKLKLPSCVENAINSYRANNDWLGAFLDECCELDSSYKQKSGEFYQEYRAYCLRTGEYTRSTTDFYAALEVAGLNRKKYSKGIFIIGVRLKNTDFIE